The nucleotide sequence TGTGTGCCTACTAAAGTgtgtttctttgcttgggaagcttcttaGGGTAAGGTgctaactttggatcaactcaAAAAGAGGGGTCGGTGTTTAGCTAACAGATGCTTTCTTTGCTGTGAGGAagaagagtctattgatcatattcttattcagTGCTCTAGGGCAAGAGTGTTATGGGAGTTATTGTTTGCTTTTTTTGGTGTTACTTGGGTCCTGCCTTATTCGGTTAGAGATACCCTTAGTGGTTGGTGTGGCTTTAACTTGGGCAAGAAGCGCAGAAAGGTGTGGAAGGCAGCccctttgtgtattttttggacagtttggaaggaaagaaataggattgcttttgataatgaggagCTTTCAATGcataggttgaaaaattcttttgtttgtaatctttggttgtgAACTAAGTCGGTTGTAAATGATGGTCCTCTCTCTTTACTCAGTTTTTTTGATTGGCTAGGTGCTAGTTGAGGGTTGGTATTGTATTTCCGATTCTTTTTGTGCCCTTGGGCGCCTCTTGTGTACTCCCTATATGCTTTTGGGCCTGCCTCAAGGggcccttttctaatatatgttttttgtgtgtttgccaatcaaaaaaaaaatgaagcagcTTTTCATTTGTCATACTGGGACAGGGTTAACTATGAATTTGCTTGAGGATATTTTGTATATGGCATGTGGATGTTTTTGAGTATTCATGTGTAGAGCTAGCCATTGATCTAATGCTACCGTCATAGTCTTTTTTGGAGTTTGGGACAAGCTATGTAAAAGATATGCCACTAGACATAACACAGTGTTCATGTTGGATAACAAGCTATCGGAACATTGCTTGTTCAATTGATTTAAGTTGAATATATGTGCAACTACACAGATACTCACATAAACACACTCTAAGTTGTTTTTGCATTAGAAACAATAAACATAAGAAGCATTTAATTCTAAGAAATACATGCAACTTTGCTTATCTCCTCCTGAATGTAGGCATACTACTAAACCTTGTAATTTGTGTTTGAGATCCTCGTTTGATTCATTTGCTGCACTTATCATTAAATTCATGTAATTTGTGGTAGGAAAGGAATTAGTTCTGAGATTTGATAGCCACATTATGTGTCTAATGATAgattttgaactaaaaaaagTTTACACTACAAACTAGGGTGAGGAAGGAAAATCTTGCACGTGCTATTGAGCATGAGTCGAATGGAAATTCTGCTGCAGCTTATGAGTGCTATCAAAAGGCAGTTGACATCTCACCTTCAATTGCACGTGAACTAATTCAGGTAGGGAAatgtttttataagaaaatgttCAACTAACTTTGCAGGCCCCGATACAAGTTTATTGGGATATAATCTAAAGAATTTGTGTTGCTTCaaatatattcttctttttttcttagttctagataattttatatcttattccATTGATATGATTGCATGTGGAAGGTCTTAAAGCAGGAGAATGTATCCTATATTGTGGCTCCTTATGAGGCAGATGCCCAAATGACCTTCTTGGCAGTCAGCCAACAGGTTGATGCAATTATCACTGAGGACTCCGATATGATACCATTTGGTTGTCCAAGGGTGAGTTATCTCTCTGTTGATGATTTGAAACTTATTATCATTTCCTCTTTAAGACTGATCTGTCATGTTTCATTTTAGAGCTGATATCTGACTGGTCAACGGGGATGCTTTAATCCTTTCTGAAATCCAGATTATCTTTAAAATGGACAAGTTTGGGCAAGGTGTTGAGTTTAAGTATTCTATGATACAACAGAACAAGGAGCTGAGTTTTGGAGGATTTACTAAGCAAATGATTCTTGAAATGTGCATTTTGAGTGGTTGTGACTATTTGCAGTCTCTTCCAGGAATGGGCCTGAAAAAGGCACATGCACTTATTAAGAAGTTCAAAAGTTATGACAAGgtgagttttaaattttaaactgcTGATGCCTGATCTGTTTCATAATTGCATTTACTATATGGAGGGATAAAACCCAATTTTTTGCTAGTGCACCTGATATTGATAATTGCATATTTCCTGGAATTTCATTTTTGCccttatttttaacttttttttttaatttttaatttttaatttttttattacaaatgtTTCCTTATACTTTTGTCTGATCAAGTTTTGAAAACATCTGATCTGGGTCATACACCAATATTATTTCCAGGTGATTAAGCACTTGAGGTATGCTACAGGTTCAGTTCCACCCCTCTATGAAGAATCTTTCAAGAAAGCAATGTTGACTTTTCAGCATCAACGAGTTTATGATCCCACAATTGAAGATATTGTACATTTGTCTGTCCTATCTGACAATGTTGGTGATGATTTGGACTTCTTAGGCCCATATCCTTGATGTAAATTTCATTGTACTAGTCTAATGCTCTGCCAATAATGAGTTGCACCACTTTATCATAAATCTTTCAGATCATATCTTAACCATTATTACATTGATATCACAAGATATAGCTAAAGGTATAGCAACAGGAGATCTTGATCCATTCACAAAAATGCCATTTCAGGtacttttattatattatttttagacaACTAATTTAGTGAAGTTATGCTTCTAgttgtatttctttttcttaaatgcTGAGGTCTTTTTTTGTTGAAGTCTTTGTTAGAGCTTTAGTCAAAGTTAGCTTGATACATCTATGGCCCCCTACCTAACAATTTAAGCTTTTGGTTCAAATAGATTGCTTAACATGTCATCAGAATTTTGGTTTTAAGAAGGTAATTAGTTTGAATCATACCActtgttgattttctttatttatggaATCCTCATGCAAGTTCAACCCATGGGCAAACAAGGTTTAATCTTTTGGCTGTGTTGCATGGGTTTGGGTACTGGTGTTGAATACTTGTACGTGTCTAGGTGTTTGATATTTTACACCTACAAATTTTAGTGTATAAGGATTTGGCTAAAAAGGAATGAAGGATTTCAATAATGGGTATGGACACTTGGATATaacataataaaaggaaaaaaagaaagaaaccaactttatatcaataaaaaacaaaaatatctttgataaaaactcttttttaatttattgctATATGTTGAGAAGCTCACTCTAGCaaactcttcctttttttcaatGTAATTATTTGTTGAGGaagttgaaaatagaaaaataaatcaatcagAGTCAAATAGCTAGTTCCAAAGTAAAGTAGGATCATCCGATAAGGATCCCATGCTCATGTCCATGCCCATATTGTATCATGTCGACATGGATGTGCTAGTAGCTTAATAGTTATTACTCGGCTCTAGTCATATGTGTGATACATGTATCATTGACCCTAAAAAGAATGAGATTGATCTTTGGAAGgataaataattctcaaaaaaactacataatttaattattgtGAACTATATTTTTAAGGTGGTAATAGTGTTGGTGGActagagaaaagaaaacagggaAAGATTGGTCactaaaaagggaaaattctGAAAGAATTATTCcatgaagaaacaaaaagtgACAAACATGCCCTTGTTGTCTTGGAACAAATAATCTGCCTGTTTGTTGTAAAAAATGGATGGTTGTACTCAATCTGATACATTTCCACACAATTCTATATTGTTTCAAAGATCTCAACTGTCTTGGCATCCCTAAATTATTTGAAGTTCTTTATGAGGATGACAATGGTGTTatacatttaattatttttcttcctagAACATATTAGGGCCTGTTTGGCAAtgctttcaaaaatagttctcaaaaaatGACTTTTGAGAACAGTTCTCAATTACTTTTGAGAACAAATTCTGGTTtggaactcaaatatgaaaaacagttttctcgGCTTATTCCTCATAAAGGTATTATATACTTATGTAGAATGCAAAAGCTTATAtgatcaaattttcaattcttgctcaaaaaacaattgaaagcacctcagaattgtttaaaaaaaaaaaaatcctgttTCAGAGCAAATTCtgaaaaaactgttttctatctAAAGTttgttaaaagtgttttctaagtTAGAAAACGGTTATCAAACATACCCTtagttttctctttctctctcaaagTTAGAATCAATAAATCCTTAGTTAAATATGAAGCCCTTATTGGGGATGCATAGATTGAAAATGACATTGAAATGGCTAAGCAGAAGAATTACTCTTGTAACTTGATATGAACAACCCAATTCCAAACCCTTAACTGGGAATAGCGCTTATTGCTAAAGTTTATGAAATTgtcttaataaaaatgattcctTTTCCTTAATCATTAGGATTTGAGCTTGATGCATCTATCTTCTTTTGCCTAACAGGGGCAGAATGCCAGTGATGGGTTGCTGCTTGATGGAACGTATCAACTCGAGAGCTTTAAACCTGaaagtgaaaggaaaaagaTAGAATTACCTGCTCAGAAGAATCTTCTGACTAACTATTTCTGTATCCATCTAAGCcaattttttcttaactttaattttgttaatcttagaaaacactttatatattttattaacaGTTATTTCCTTCCTTTTGGTTAATGAACATCTTTTATGTTCATGCAGCAGTCATTTCAACCTAAGTAAAAGAAATGCTGTTGAGCATCCTATGCCATGCAAGAATACTTCCTTTAGGAGATCTGaagtgtttgtgtgtgtgttttcactcttttttttttctttttttttttttcagaaaatatactaacttcataaaatatttactctTGATATGCTGCTAAATTTTCCTGTTTATATGTCTGGGAAATATACCAATCATACTAATGTCCTAATGAAATTTACACTTTATATGCTGCTGAATTTTCCTGTTCATATGTCTGGGAAATATACCAATCATACTAATGTCCTAATGAAATTTACACTTTATGTGCTGCTGAATTTTCCTGTTTATATGTTTGGAAAGTATTTGTGCATGCCATTTTTCTTGGTTCTACATCATCCTTCAAGGGTTGTCAAATGTTGCATTGGGGGCAAATGGGTGACAGCATCAAGTTTCCAACTGAAGGTTAAGCAGGAAAGGACATGATATTGGGGGATAAAAACTTATAAATGAAAACACAAATGGGATGGAAGATCTAAATATTTGTTAGAGAAGTCAGATGGCAATGGCTTATGATAGGAGGATGTGCATCAGGCACGTGCATTTCAATTTATTTGGACATTTGATCCTGGGAGCAGtggctttatttatttaagtttcTGTGACATGGTTGCTTAGTAGTTGCATTACATTCATATTTCTAATAGTTCTCATTGTTTGTGTGCATGTTTTTTGACATTGTTTTCAATTAACAATGAAGGCTTTACATCtcttgaagcaaaaggaaaattcAGGGCTCCTCGAATCACACCAAATGATTCTAATCCAGTTCATGGATTTCCTCCTACAACCTGCTTGTCAGCATCTGTACTCAAATCAGGAAATCTGGGCAATGCCACTCCTTCTAATGACTCTGTGAGTAATATCAATTAGAGCAATTGCATATTTTAGCTAAATACTGTTTGGTAGTTGGCACCATTCTTATGCATTTTTCTGCCATTGTTTATGGTCTTTTTGATAGGTGGAAGATGTTGGTGCTGCAAAAACTCCCGAGTTTATTGAATCTGCAAGTCATGGTAAGGATATGGTGTTTTCTAAACTAGGTTTACACATTTGAGTATTGAAACTTGAACTATAAGATTCAATTCATATGTCTGTGGACAAAAGAAGTACTAAATGGCATGAAAGACATGGCAGGTGACAGGAGAAGTCAAGAACATTCTTTGTTGCAACAGTACAGGCATTCTATACATAAACCTTGTCTAGCATTGCATAAGGAGCACGAATGTAAGTATGACTTAGATGCAGCTGAGGGCAAGATGCCAGTAGAGAATAGAAAAATCATTGTAAGGAGTCGTTACTTTCAGCACAAGTCAGTAAAAGAGAATGACAGGgacaatgaaaatgaaaagctCTTAGTTAACAATGGTGATGCCACTGATATATGCGAGAATAAAAGTCCTCAAAGTCCTTTTGAGAACAACTACTTGAAAAGTGCAATCACGAAAAGGAAGCCCACTTCTGTGGACAGCATTCAACCTGTAGGTGCTTTGTCTTTTATTGCCTTTCCTtcttaaacatttttattattattattattattattattattttgtttatattccATGCTTTATGTTTTCTCAGGATGTGAAAGCCAAGTACATGCGGACAAATGCATCTCTTGCCAATAGAAGTATGTATCATTCACATTTACAAGAGCTGTTAAGGcattatatgttttatttacttatttatttttaaatggacattttttttttcaatcaaattggCAGTCTGTCACTTCTTGGCTTATGAAACTTTGCTTGAGTGCCACCTTAAATCCTCACTTTCAAGAATTCCATGCTCATTGTGTTATACATAGACTTCTTTTTTGAAGTTAAAGGAATTTATTAGTACCTttgaatttatatatttctGAAGACACTAAAGAATTTTATCAATCAGTTGACAATAGGAAATTCTATAATGAACCTTTGGGAATTCTAACAAGATTTATTGTCATATTTGTATTATATGGTTAttcttaaatcaaattattgatCTGTGTCTTTGTAACTTAAgaacattaaaaattatgatcTCCAAATACTTCATGTAgtcataatagttttttttttttttgtgttctgTATGTTAATAGGTCGTATTTGTTTGATAGTTTGTAGTTTTGCCTCATAAACTTGCCTTTTGTCTTCTTGCACATGTTCTTTTTAATCACAAGTATACTTGTTTGTGTGTTAGTATTCATATTTGTTAcacattcttcttttttctttctttttctacatgtgtttttatgctatttttgatttttcccttattttcccCCATGTTCTAGAAATTGAATTGCTTcttctattaaaattttcagCAACATATCCAATTTTCGGCAGTTGTAACCTTGCACTGAATGTATGTCACATCTACatattcttcaaaatatatTAATCCTGCAAAAGTAAGATTATCCAGTAAGGTAAAAAAGCAAAACTGAGGGTATTAAATGTTCCAAGATTTATATGTCTCAAACTTCAGGCTGATGCAAGGTTAACTGGTTAACCAAAGTTTAGCATAGCATGATTAGTTCATTATTTATACTTTAGGTCAAGTCAAGGCCGGTGCAACCTAATTTGCCCCATTATTAGTGACTGCAATTGAGAAACCACCATGCTTTCCATCTCAGCTACCTTGTTCATAAAAAAAGAACTGTCCCCAATATGTGCATGGGTGTTGGTGGGTCTGTGTGTGTGCAGGGTAGGGGAATGGATGCATTTTTGTAAGGTCTAATAACATTTTAGTCAATTGTAAGAGTGTTAGTTCACTTCTGCCAGCCTAAACTATGCTAAATGTAGAATATCTAGGACAAGCTTGGGTCATGTTCAAGTTTTTGATTGAGATTGGGATCTGGCCTAGGAATTCCCAAGTATTACATCTTGGGAAGAGCTCAAATTGGCCTCAGAACCTTGCTTTGATTAAGGATGTTGTTTATTCATCTACCATATCTAGCCATACTCAAACTTAATTCATTTGTCTTTACTGTGAAGTTCCTAATGCTTCTTAGTTCCAATGAATTTGCATTGATATGGTTTTTTCATTTCAGGTAATTGTGATCCTGACATAGATGATACATTTATTGAGACAGAAGGAGAAGGAGGAAAATTTGGATCTAACATTTCGCATTTGGGTCATTATTCTGATATAGCAGAGAAATCAATGGAAAGATTTGTTTCAGTATTATCATCATTCAATTACTCGTCTGGTTCTCGTGCCAGTGGTCTCCGTGCTCCTCTGAGAGATCTGCAGAACATTCGTCCTACTAGGTAATAGTGGTATAATTTGACTCTGATTTCAAACGTTAGTATTGTACTAATCTTAGTACTAGCATCAATCATGATACTTGATTTGGTGTTTGTCCATTGAAGGTCAACTGTTGGCATTGATGTAAACAAATTTGCTTATGTACCAAATAAGATGAGGACTGCCTCGGCATCTCAAAAGAGGCtgaatatgaataatatttaagcAGAAATCTACGTTGGCAGAGCATCCATTTAATCCATTTCAGTTGCAGCAAGTACTGAAAAGGCCCATTCTTTTGTTGACTGTAAGTGGGACTAATCACTTCCCtgcaaattttcctttttatttgttgatgTATGTTTTACAGTTCGTTCTAATTGTTGccaatttcttaaatttagGGTTCAGATTGAATGCATCTTGAATGGATTGAGGGCATTGGTTATGCTGCCACTTGTATGATTAATGTGCTTCATTTTGTATCCATTTTTAGATatgaccatttttttcttcttgtattTTTACTTATCCAAGCTTTTGGATTGTGGAAAATACCCATGAAGTTGGTATCTCTGTAAGTGTTATGATGGCTCAAAGATTTTCTGGTctttggagaattttttttcttcttctttttgggtCATCATTGAGATACAttgtattttcatatttgtaaaaGTTTTGTATCTTGTTGAATACACAAAAACATTTCTCTATAAATGGAACTTTTTGTCTTGAACCAACATTGGACAACAAGATGTTTAATGCaatgttgttttttgttgaaatACCATGGTATTGTACTGAATTGTAGGTCAAAAAACTCTCAGGGATAAAAGGATGTATTTCAATCTGAAAATTTTGTGGTATCCCCAGACATACTATCATACCTTCAAAATATTGACCATTGGATGCTTGAAAAACAATATCAACTATTGAAGTTCAATGATCAGAATTGATATTCAAACATCCTATGATCCAGAAAATGGAGCTATATTGCCTCTGTTGTATTGTAGAACACCATTTCAACCTGTTCAAAGTCTTCACTTATCATCATGGTAAGGTTAGTTCTAAGTAATTGTCCTCTCTAATAACCAAGTccttttatgataaaatataagatCTTCTCATAAAACCTAGTTGGAATGCAAACCCAACTTTTTTAAATTGACAGGTGAACTTAGGTTTGAGGATAAATGCCATAACCCCTATGCTTGAACCAACCCAGCCTATGATTCCTGGAAATTTTTATGTTTGACTGGACTTCATTGTTATAGTGGTTCATGGAGACCCAACATGCCTTTAGTGAGAACGTAAAACTCATCCCATTGGATGCCTTTATTCCTTTGCTAAGGACCTTGAAGTTTATTCTGAAAAAATTACTGCCTACATTTGTTTATTCTGGATAAGATTAGAAGTGAAAACTAACTATTTTGTGATGAAACTGCTTCCTTGTGTTATGAGTAGCAGGAAGTTAAAGCATCTTGTGAACATGCATGGGTGCAAGTGCTGTCTCTCCAACAACACCCTGCATATCTCACAGGAAAGTGAAGACTTAATATGAAAACCACATAATTTCTGCCAAATAAATATGCTCTGAGGGGATTGGTACATATAAGAACTGCAAGGTGAGCCACTCAGAATTACAAGGATGTGTCAATGTGTCATAGTCATCCCATTAACATTCACTAACTACACGTTATTTTCCATCAAGTTGCTTCCTAGACATTCCTATGCTTCATCTGCTGGCAAGAATTGTAAGTTATGGCTCTCTTGTCTGTTCAGATTACAGATTCCCCTTTATCTTCTCCTTAGGCTATATTTGGGATGTTagaatagagaataaaaaatccATTGTTATGAAAACCAAATCCCATTCTCACAAGGATTTTGATTCCTTATTTTTATGAGTTCATAATTCACCCACATTCCCATCCCATTTTCATTTCTGTTCTCATATACCAAACGTACCCTTAGCATGAACAACTATTCCGAGCCTTAAATCTGTTTGATGGTAACCTAATCTGCTTGAATCTATTATCAACCCTTTTCAAGGAAAATGTTTGGTAGTCACAGAAAAGAAAGACTCAAAATCAGGGGGAAATGTATACATCTTCAAAAGTTCCCatatttgaaggaaaatttgaaagtagGTTAGAAAAAGGTACTGGTTGACACTTGTacttaatacaatttttttccctatgCCAATGGAAGCTTAGTACAATTGCAAACAAGAAGAGccataattttttcatttcatacGTGGGGGTAAGATCCTAGTCACCCTGTCTCCGTAAACCTTGACTTTGAAGGATAAAGCatattattatatcatattacaAGATCCAAGGATAAGGTTGATATTACTACCACTGGTCCCCCCTTCCAATATAACCATGTACTTCAATGCTGTAGAAGTAATGGGAGATGTGATAAATGTTCCAATGCCAGGCGGTAGCTCAAATTTGGGGGAATTCTTGCCTACacgtctctctctctttttctctctcgctctctctgtGTTGTATGTTgtattttttgtgtttgttttctgtCCCTTTCTCTCAGCATTAAAATTGGTTGAACCATCATTAGAGATATGGTTCTCTTTGTCCTTTTATGTGATTGGAACCCTCTGGTTTGACCACACTATTACCAGAGATAAACTGATAAAGCAAAAGCCTGTTTGTTCTTTGTGTGTTTGTTGTGATTGGAAATCCACTAACACATCTATGctaatggttttttaaaatagttttttttttcttaatttttttttctcctttctagAAAACAGAGAATCATTTGCCAAACATGACCTTATTCTTCAGAGCCACAACAAAATGAAAAGTGGAAGTGGAAACCATGAAAGCAATGCATTTGTCTTTTTCCCTTTAGATTTGGCTTTGCCTCCATCTCAAATTTTGATCCTTAAATTGAACAAGTCCTTCTCCATTGCTTTCACGCCTTTGctcctttcttccttttttttttttaatactactATCTAAcatgtttctttcactttgcCCTTTTATTTAGATAAAGAACGAAaagtaattatatttattatgaaaaattgggTAAAATGTTTCATATTTGACATTTGAGAGTGCAAACAGGTGACCTAATTTAAATCATCTGAAAATCCATGCATGCAAAGCAATTGAATCACGCCCAGTCAAAAATATCaagcttcaaaaaaaaaaaaaaaagtcctctTGTTAGTTTAGAATTGGGATTTCACAAGGCACTGCCAATTCTCACTTTGATTATTTCTCCACACACATTTAGTGATATTCATACATTCCGTTTGCGTGAGAAACAAGTGACATATTTCACTTGTGttcaagtttgaatttttttcatgtcattttttttttccaaagtgtTTGGTCAACTTAAATTTGCaaggatttatattttttcggtcatatttttaattttgttttaatgtgTTGATTTCTGTTGaatttaaatagataaaaaaatttagttacCAAAGTAAATCCTATTCCGC is from Vitis riparia cultivar Riparia Gloire de Montpellier isolate 1030 chromosome 10, EGFV_Vit.rip_1.0, whole genome shotgun sequence and encodes:
- the LOC117923344 gene encoding exonuclease 1 isoform X1; the encoded protein is MGIQGLLPLLKSIMVPFHIKDLKGCSVAVDTYSWLHKGALSCSKQLCKSIPTSRHIDYCMHRVNLLRHYGVEPILVFDGGLLPMKIEQENKRARVRKENLARAIEHESNGNSAAAYECYQKAVDISPSIARELIQVLKQENVSYIVAPYEADAQMTFLAVSQQVDAIITEDSDMIPFGCPRIIFKMDKFGQGVEFKYSMIQQNKELSFGGFTKQMILEMCILSGCDYLQSLPGMGLKKAHALIKKFKSYDKVIKHLRYATGSVPPLYEESFKKAMLTFQHQRVYDPTIEDIVHLSVLSDNVGDDLDFLGPLISQDIAKGIATGDLDPFTKMPFQGQNASDGLLLDGTYQLESFKPESERKKIELPAQKNLLTNYFCFTSLEAKGKFRAPRITPNDSNPVHGFPPTTCLSASVLKSGNLGNATPSNDSVEDVGAAKTPEFIESASHDMAGDRRSQEHSLLQQYRHSIHKPCLALHKEHECKYDLDAAEGKMPVENRKIIVRSRYFQHKSVKENDRDNENEKLLVNNGDATDICENKSPQSPFENNYLKSAITKRKPTSVDSIQPDVKAKYMRTNASLANRSNCDPDIDDTFIETEGEGGKFGSNISHLGHYSDIAEKSMERFVSVLSSFNYSSGSRASGLRAPLRDLQNIRPTRSTVGIDVNKFAYVPNKMRTASASQKRLNMNNI
- the LOC117923344 gene encoding exonuclease 1 isoform X2 gives rise to the protein MGIQGLLPLLKSIMVPFHIKDLKGCSVAVDTYSWLHKGALSCSKQLCKSIPTSRHIDYCMHRVNLLRHYGVEPILVFDGGLLPMKIEQENKRARVRKENLARAIEHESNGNSAAAYECYQKAVDISPSIARELIQVLKQENVSYIVAPYEADAQMTFLAVSQQVDAIITEDSDMIPFGCPRIIFKMDKFGQGVEFKYSMIQQNKELSFGGFTKQMILEMCILSGCDYLQSLPGMGLKKAHALIKKFKSYDKVIKHLRYATGSVPPLYEESFKKAMLTFQHQRVYDPTIEDIVHLSVLSDNVGDDLDFLGPLISQDIAKGIATGDLDPFTKMPFQGQNASDGLLLDGTYQLESFKPESERKKIELPAQKNLLTNYFCFTSLEAKGKFRAPRITPNDSNPVHGFPPTTCLSASVLKSGNLGNATPSNDSVEDVGAAKTPEFIESASHGDRRSQEHSLLQQYRHSIHKPCLALHKEHECKYDLDAAEGKMPVENRKIIVRSRYFQHKSVKENDRDNENEKLLVNNGDATDICENKSPQSPFENNYLKSAITKRKPTSVDSIQPDVKAKYMRTNASLANRSNCDPDIDDTFIETEGEGGKFGSNISHLGHYSDIAEKSMERFVSVLSSFNYSSGSRASGLRAPLRDLQNIRPTRSTVGIDVNKFAYVPNKMRTASASQKRLNMNNI
- the LOC117923344 gene encoding exonuclease 1 isoform X3, with the protein product MGIQGLLPLLKSIMVPFHIKDLKGCSVAVDTYSWLHKGALSCSKQLCKSIPTSRHIDYCMHRVNLLRHYGVEPILVFDGGLLPMKIEQENKRARVRKENLARAIEHESNGNSAAAYECYQKAVDISPSIARELIQVLKQENVSYIVAPYEADAQMTFLAVSQQVDAIITEDSDMIPFGCPRIIFKMDKFGQGVEFKYSMIQQNKELSFGGFTKQMILEMCILSGCDYLQSLPGMGLKKAHALIKKFKSYDKVIKHLRYATGSVPPLYEESFKKAMLTFQHQRVYDPTIEDIVHLSVLSDNVGDDLDFLGPLISQDIAKGIATGDLDPFTKMPFQGQNASDGLLLDGTYQLESFKPESERKKIELPAQKNLLTNYFSKGKFRAPRITPNDSNPVHGFPPTTCLSASVLKSGNLGNATPSNDSVEDVGAAKTPEFIESASHDMAGDRRSQEHSLLQQYRHSIHKPCLALHKEHECKYDLDAAEGKMPVENRKIIVRSRYFQHKSVKENDRDNENEKLLVNNGDATDICENKSPQSPFENNYLKSAITKRKPTSVDSIQPDVKAKYMRTNASLANRSNCDPDIDDTFIETEGEGGKFGSNISHLGHYSDIAEKSMERFVSVLSSFNYSSGSRASGLRAPLRDLQNIRPTRSTVGIDVNKFAYVPNKMRTASASQKRLNMNNI